One region of Zootoca vivipara chromosome 7, rZooViv1.1, whole genome shotgun sequence genomic DNA includes:
- the RAB29 gene encoding ras-related protein Rab-7L1 isoform X2: MTRLYYKEASACVIMFDVTSIGTFASCQKWKYDLDSKLKLPDGSPIPCLLLANKCDLYPWAVTREEIDRFSKENGFTGWTETSVKENKNVNESMRVLIEKMMVMLLSSSGDTDVTVSGRGDYINLHQAAAAPNWGCC, translated from the exons ATGACTCGGCTGTATTACAAAGAGGCATCGGCCTGTGTGATCATGTTTGATGTCACCAGTATTGGCACGTTCGCCAGCTGCCAGAAATGGAAGTATGATTTGGACAGCAAGCTGAAGCTGCCGGATGGAAGCCCCATTCCTTGTCTCCTGCTGGCTAATAAA TGTGACCTTTATCCATGGGCTGTGACCAGAGAAGAAATTGATCGGTTCAGTAAAGAGAATGGCTTTACCGGATGGACTGAAACCTCTGTCAAGGAAAACAAGAATGTAAATGAGTCAATGAG AGTCCTTATTGAGAAGATGATGGTgatgttgttgtcgtcgtcaggTGATACGGACGTCACTGTTTCAGGCCGTGGAGACTACATCAATCTACACCAAGCTGCAGCCGCACCCAATTGGGGGTGCTGCTAG